Proteins encoded together in one Impatiens glandulifera chromosome 1, dImpGla2.1, whole genome shotgun sequence window:
- the LOC124912562 gene encoding pyruvate kinase 1, cytosolic-like: protein MRLLAVSISGYYLRYSRCRIAGCRSQFLFRRRMLIKVVLTPDKGQETSSSSELLPINFPGLAKSMKKEEETPSLFTGSEKSTSGHFIHVFVDHLQIEWCGLAAASSCSLLSFYSGRWMFQFLLPETQSILSFTGGSASSQVISTWEVKNKIDFISLSYTRHAEDVHEARDFLAKLGDLSQTQIFAKIENVEGLTHFDEILKEADGIILSRCNLGVELPPEKAFLFQKAALYMCNMAGKTAVVVDGMDVVKAIEIVG, encoded by the exons ATGCGTTTGCTTGCTGTGTCTATTTCAGGTTATTATCTTAGATACAGTCGATGCAGAATTGCAGGTTGTCGAAGTCAATTTCTCTTCAGGAGGAGGATGCTAATTAAAGTTGTTCTCACTCCTGATAAAGGTCAAGAGACGTCTTCTTCTTCTGAGTTGCTACCCATCAACTTCCCTGGATTGGCAAAG TCAATGAAGAAGGAAGAGGAGACACCATCTTTGTTTACAG GCAGTGAAAAATCTACTTCTGGTCATTTTATACATGTATTTGTTGACCACCTACAAATTGAATGGTGTGGGTTAGCTGCAGCTTCCTCTTGCTCATTGCTTTCCTTCTATTCCGGT CGTTGGatgtttcaatttttattgCCGGAAACACAATCGATTTTGTCATTTACTGGAGGTTCAGCGTCATCTCAGGTCATTAGTACATGGGAGGTGAAGAACAAGATTGACTTTATCTCGCTATCATACACTCGACATGCAGAGGATGTTCATGAA GCTCGTGATTTCCTAGCAAAGCTAGGTGATCTTTCTCAAACTCAAATATTTGCAAAAATTGAGAATGTTGAG GGCTTAACCCATTTTGATGAGATCCTAAAAGAGGCAGATGGAATTATTCTTTCTCGTTGCAATCTTGGAGTAGAACTCCCACCTGAAAAG GCATTCCTGTTTCAAAAGGCTGCTCTTTACATGTGTAACATGGCTGGAAAGACCGCAGTG GTTGTTGATGGAATGGATGTTGTGAAGGCGATTGAGATAGTTGGATAG